From the Dictyoglomus sp. NZ13-RE01 genome, one window contains:
- a CDS encoding IMP dehydrogenase yields MEDRFLGEALTFDDILLVPAYSEVLPKDVSVDTYLTERIHLNIPILSSAMDTVTEARMAIAMAREGGLGIIHRNMSIERQAEEVDKVKRSEHGMITDPIFLTPDQTVGDALALMAKYHISGLPVVEKNGKLVGIVTNRDLRFETDMNRKVSEVMTKENLIVAQVGITIQSAQEILQKYKIEKLPIVDKEFKLKGLITIKDIQKMKQYPNSAKDDKGRLLVGAAVGTGSEAIERAKALLEAEVDMIVVDTAHGHSKRVLETVRELKKLCKNKAVLTAGNVATYEGTKALIEAGADVVKVGIGPGSICTTRVIAGVGVPQFTAILECARAGREYNVPIIADGGIKYSGDIVKAISAGAHAVMIGSLLAGTEESPGEIEIYQGRSFKVYRGMGSLSAMKEGGSERYFQEGADKFVPEGIEGRVPYRGPVSEVLFQLVGGLKAGMGYCGVRNLEELRTKTKFVKITNAGLRESHPHDVIITKEAPNYSVSSWGNP; encoded by the coding sequence ATGGAAGATAGATTTTTAGGAGAGGCTTTAACATTTGATGATATTTTATTAGTACCAGCATATAGTGAGGTTCTTCCCAAGGATGTCTCGGTAGACACTTATCTTACGGAAAGAATTCATTTGAATATACCTATTTTGAGCTCTGCTATGGATACAGTTACGGAAGCAAGAATGGCAATTGCTATGGCAAGAGAAGGTGGATTAGGCATCATCCATAGAAATATGAGTATTGAGAGACAGGCGGAAGAAGTGGATAAAGTAAAAAGATCTGAGCATGGAATGATTACAGATCCTATTTTTCTTACTCCTGACCAAACTGTAGGCGATGCTCTTGCTTTAATGGCAAAATATCATATCTCTGGTCTTCCTGTGGTGGAAAAGAATGGAAAGCTTGTAGGAATTGTAACAAATAGAGATTTGAGGTTTGAGACAGATATGAATAGAAAGGTTTCTGAAGTGATGACTAAGGAGAATCTTATAGTGGCTCAGGTGGGAATTACTATTCAGTCCGCCCAGGAGATACTACAAAAATATAAAATAGAAAAGTTGCCTATAGTTGATAAGGAATTTAAACTTAAAGGCTTAATTACTATTAAGGATATTCAGAAAATGAAGCAATATCCTAATTCTGCAAAGGATGATAAGGGAAGGCTATTGGTTGGAGCTGCTGTAGGTACAGGAAGTGAGGCTATAGAAAGAGCAAAGGCTCTTTTAGAAGCAGAAGTAGATATGATTGTGGTAGATACTGCCCATGGACATTCTAAACGGGTTTTGGAAACAGTTAGGGAACTTAAAAAGCTCTGTAAGAATAAGGCGGTTTTAACGGCTGGAAATGTGGCAACCTATGAGGGTACAAAAGCTCTTATTGAGGCTGGGGCGGATGTGGTTAAGGTGGGGATTGGTCCAGGTTCCATATGTACAACAAGGGTAATTGCAGGAGTTGGAGTGCCTCAATTTACTGCGATTTTGGAGTGTGCAAGGGCAGGAAGAGAGTATAATGTACCCATTATTGCAGATGGAGGTATTAAGTATTCTGGTGATATTGTAAAGGCTATTTCTGCAGGAGCCCATGCAGTTATGATTGGAAGTCTACTGGCTGGAACAGAAGAAAGTCCAGGAGAAATTGAGATATATCAGGGAAGGAGTTTTAAAGTATATAGAGGTATGGGATCTCTTTCCGCTATGAAAGAAGGAGGAAGCGAAAGATACTTCCAAGAAGGGGCGGACAAGTTTGTGCCAGAGGGAATTGAAGGAAGAGTGCCCTATAGGGGTCCTGTTTCTGAAGTACTCTTCCAGCTTGTTGGAGGGCTTAAGGCTGGAATGGGCTACTGTGGAGTAAGAAACTTGGAGGAGTTAAGGACAAAAACAAAGTTTGTCAAAATTACCAATGCAGGACTTAGAGAAAGCCATCCCCATGATGTGATAATAACAAAAGAAGCTCCAAACTATAGTGTTTCTTCTTGGGGGAACCCGTAA